A window of the Bacteriovorax sp. PP10 genome harbors these coding sequences:
- a CDS encoding DUF6178 family protein, translating into MSETPKKPYKNDPLTLLMKESDAYNHLDQIEKYVEGSSDLSVLPVQPVYLALRKLPLEKVAEYLPKFSKEQREVFMDIDLWQKDEIDIEHFTFWLQAYSLVESDEVKLDFVTSEQFLLFLKSRFNVWTFDAEDPNYPDHDNYFLTDDNMLLLEFDENFPYVDEARALIRHLYFELGVENAYTFLFKMVSDSFLILQEEQYQFRKERMRDFGFVDYMDALETENPFINIDFLNLFIRKKTPATGGIDEVSKNQNLHNSSLVAFKDHFKKVIDELLLVSDQKRADFLQFNFVRLINARLESQGSLKKGSIAMTRTGAQTKNLVLLGFNYIKSTDLLESAPAEGIFTLFSFSDLYKIGNSLIKFNLKDLKKALSANEFEGDRETFLGDYWNDFLDNAFDAPTKFHSPKDDSAKTIIEYEEYQMWTYKTKTLIQLLPFAKKFYETLDALKKDNRLMDSYYLNYTVDDIDFEALLLSNFANFYLSSFSETNSHVPNGKLGLTVDEYKTFSQGIISSEEGKFVLTPELFKKIQKFTESYGLNQVFDFNNYLQDLLKSQLEGYDLDHMEEDEFKHIGGPIILNMKKH; encoded by the coding sequence ATGAGCGAAACACCAAAAAAACCTTATAAAAACGATCCTTTAACCCTTCTTATGAAAGAGTCCGATGCCTATAATCATCTGGACCAAATTGAAAAGTACGTCGAAGGTTCAAGTGACCTTTCGGTTTTACCTGTTCAACCAGTCTACCTGGCCCTAAGGAAATTACCTTTAGAGAAGGTGGCCGAGTACCTTCCTAAGTTTTCAAAAGAGCAACGCGAAGTCTTTATGGACATCGACTTGTGGCAAAAAGATGAAATTGATATTGAGCATTTCACTTTCTGGTTACAAGCATATTCCTTGGTCGAGTCGGATGAAGTTAAGCTGGACTTTGTAACGAGTGAGCAATTTCTATTATTCTTAAAAAGCAGATTCAATGTCTGGACCTTCGATGCAGAAGATCCAAACTATCCTGATCATGACAATTATTTTTTAACTGACGACAACATGCTGCTACTGGAGTTTGATGAAAACTTTCCGTACGTCGATGAAGCAAGAGCGCTTATCCGCCATTTATATTTTGAACTTGGTGTTGAAAACGCTTACACATTTTTATTCAAGATGGTTTCTGATTCTTTCTTGATTCTTCAAGAAGAGCAGTACCAGTTTAGAAAAGAGCGCATGCGCGATTTTGGTTTTGTCGATTATATGGACGCTCTGGAAACAGAAAATCCATTTATCAATATTGATTTCTTAAATCTTTTCATCAGAAAGAAAACTCCTGCGACTGGTGGGATTGATGAAGTCTCGAAGAATCAAAACCTGCACAACTCATCTTTGGTTGCTTTCAAGGATCACTTTAAAAAAGTTATCGATGAGCTTTTATTAGTCTCTGATCAAAAACGTGCAGACTTCCTGCAGTTTAACTTTGTTCGTTTAATTAACGCCCGTCTTGAGTCACAAGGGTCTTTGAAAAAAGGATCTATTGCGATGACAAGAACAGGAGCACAGACGAAGAATCTAGTTCTTCTGGGATTTAATTACATTAAGTCGACTGACCTTCTAGAGTCAGCTCCGGCCGAAGGGATTTTTACACTATTTAGTTTCAGCGACCTTTATAAAATTGGAAACTCTCTGATTAAGTTCAACCTGAAAGACTTGAAAAAAGCATTAAGTGCTAATGAGTTTGAAGGGGATAGAGAAACGTTCCTGGGCGATTACTGGAATGACTTTTTAGATAATGCTTTCGATGCTCCAACGAAGTTTCATTCTCCGAAAGATGATTCAGCGAAAACTATTATTGAATATGAAGAATACCAGATGTGGACTTACAAAACGAAGACATTGATTCAATTGCTTCCTTTTGCTAAAAAGTTTTATGAAACACTGGACGCTCTTAAAAAAGATAACCGTTTAATGGATAGTTATTATTTAAACTACACTGTGGATGATATCGATTTCGAAGCTCTACTGTTAAGTAACTTTGCAAACTTCTACTTAAGCTCTTTCAGTGAAACAAACTCACATGTTCCCAATGGTAAACTTGGGTTAACTGTGGATGAATATAAAACTTTTTCTCAAGGGATCATCTCGAGCGAAGAAGGGAAGTTTGTGTTAACTCCGGAGCTATTTAAAAAGATCCAGAAGTTTACTGAGAGTTATGGCCTGAATCAGGTTTTTGATTTTAATAATTACTTACAGGATTTATTAAAGTCACAACTGGAAGGTTATGACTTAGATCATATGGAAGAAGACGAGTTCAAGCACATTGGTGGACCGATTATTCTGAACATGAAAAAACACTAA
- a CDS encoding sensor histidine kinase, protein MIKSRWFYHPLFIFIFSLLALALSLFLYIRSYLQVNEALQDVVLKYNLNAKQIFQGETWVLILTLSLLVSVILAGLLIIYIYYQKMIQLYRLQQNFINGFTHELKTPIASLQLFLETFSRHELERTEQLRYLDYMKRDTKRLSDNVNRILQLGRLEDRDVKAEFRDEDVVSVISDFIKNTPHLFDEGRVLFDSSLESYFMQIDFALFEMLLMNLVTNAFIYNKSREKIVTIKLEVIGKNLVMDIIDNGIGLDKTELKRIFKKFYQVGKTTKGSGLGLYIVQSIARLHKGEITAFSDGIGKGTTFRVIFKGTQ, encoded by the coding sequence ATGATAAAGTCACGGTGGTTTTACCATCCCTTATTTATTTTTATTTTCTCGCTTCTAGCGTTGGCGCTGTCGCTGTTTCTCTATATCCGCTCGTATTTGCAAGTCAACGAGGCGCTGCAAGACGTCGTTCTCAAATACAACCTGAATGCCAAGCAGATTTTCCAGGGAGAAACCTGGGTTCTCATTTTGACATTGTCACTTTTAGTATCAGTTATTCTGGCAGGACTTCTGATCATTTATATCTACTACCAAAAAATGATTCAGCTTTATCGGTTACAACAAAACTTCATTAACGGGTTTACCCACGAGCTAAAAACTCCCATTGCCTCCCTGCAATTATTTCTTGAAACATTTTCTCGTCATGAATTAGAGCGCACTGAGCAGCTCCGTTATCTCGATTACATGAAACGCGATACAAAACGCTTGTCTGACAACGTAAATCGCATATTACAGCTTGGCCGTCTTGAAGACCGCGACGTGAAGGCCGAATTCAGAGATGAAGACGTGGTTAGCGTCATCAGCGATTTTATTAAAAATACTCCTCATCTTTTTGATGAGGGCAGAGTACTTTTTGATAGTTCTTTAGAAAGTTATTTCATGCAAATCGATTTTGCTTTGTTTGAAATGCTGCTGATGAACTTAGTAACCAACGCTTTTATTTATAATAAATCCCGCGAAAAAATCGTTACGATCAAGCTTGAAGTTATCGGTAAAAATTTAGTGATGGATATTATCGACAATGGTATTGGTTTGGATAAAACTGAATTAAAGAGAATTTTTAAAAAATTCTACCAGGTGGGGAAAACTACCAAAGGATCCGGTCTTGGTCTCTACATCGTTCAAAGTATCGCCAGACTTCACAAAGGTGAAATCACGGCCTTCAGCGATGGCATAGGAAAAGGGACGACATTTAGAGTAATTTTTAAAGGAACTCAGTAA
- a CDS encoding CRTAC1 family protein, whose amino-acid sequence MFNKKNYLIAAGVISFTALGTFLVLKPVHNNTGSTLLSNILAVKTYSLNELVKGLDWNNDGYEIMVNQTMTDELTFQQVQKSLLNPLEKQFTKTGEKDFQSFFTKEGVQIFGININPSTVVDEHDGIKRLSWNETTPTITKEINLNNYAAKFSHVEDFRLDIKNFNISMDDRRDSDATTSKMVLEGFMDLRGQTTEGTRRQDVGPVKLVVKLVDGEWKIQEMAFKNVVTTTSSRAPAFKSETATAFNEGAPSVYLRREAIRRGGYALSLTDINQDGVLDMYVGTQQESEIWMFDKTKNKYVRSMQEALKGEKMVKTAIFTDLDNDKFEDLFLTTFNPIYQGDGQNEDLVLYKNSKNTLTKVVDPAKGMRKISTYYPMPAVAGDFNGDGLTDIYVGFPGKKDFTFTNLSGHEIDGDIAVQGLFMNRGSMTFNGNEAHFPTIKEGNRQHLFPHAALAVDWNKDHNIDIVVIDDQENLSPFYLNKGNAKFEQVAERIGIRDTLNAMSIAAGDFNNDGLMDFVMTSISLDAGQRSENAMINHWHKVKDKFRTGVSGNGIRLFQQAKNGNFDEVTNMAGLNYPGQGAAGVEFVDYNNDGKLDIYLANGLWSGNDRNQEVGHYFINMIRKELGANEADLKDRADKSAASPFMNLLIDFRGDIFNSNLSGDKTLSLGGYQRNRLYRNNGDGTFTDVAFMEGVDSISDGYVVALGDLDRDGKMDMVLRNGDPAQKDYTFPAVEVLHNNGPWEGKSIDLALKNNRGVDAIGVGATIEYEGTTQYRQLISNNGAAQSERVLHFGIGKRDTVPKLTIHWASGDKVYTNLKAGRHEFSEISSILSQQ is encoded by the coding sequence ATGTTTAACAAAAAAAACTATCTTATTGCTGCGGGAGTTATCTCTTTCACAGCGCTAGGTACATTCTTAGTTTTGAAACCTGTGCATAACAACACAGGAAGTACTCTTCTTTCAAACATTCTTGCGGTTAAAACTTACTCGCTTAACGAGTTGGTGAAAGGTCTTGATTGGAATAATGACGGCTACGAGATCATGGTTAATCAGACCATGACAGATGAGCTGACTTTCCAGCAAGTTCAAAAAAGTCTTTTAAACCCACTTGAAAAACAATTTACAAAAACTGGCGAAAAAGATTTTCAATCTTTCTTCACGAAAGAAGGCGTACAGATTTTTGGTATCAATATTAATCCTTCAACTGTAGTTGATGAACATGATGGAATAAAAAGACTTTCATGGAATGAAACAACTCCAACAATTACAAAAGAAATTAATTTAAATAACTACGCTGCTAAGTTTTCACATGTTGAAGATTTTAGACTGGATATAAAAAACTTTAATATCTCAATGGATGACAGAAGAGATTCGGATGCCACGACTTCTAAAATGGTTCTGGAAGGATTCATGGATCTTAGAGGTCAAACGACTGAAGGCACTCGCCGTCAGGACGTAGGGCCGGTTAAACTGGTTGTAAAATTAGTTGATGGTGAATGGAAAATCCAGGAAATGGCCTTCAAGAATGTCGTGACAACTACAAGCAGTAGAGCACCGGCATTTAAATCAGAAACAGCAACCGCTTTCAATGAAGGAGCACCTTCTGTTTATCTTCGTCGTGAAGCGATTAGAAGAGGTGGGTATGCATTATCTCTAACAGACATCAATCAAGATGGTGTTTTAGATATGTACGTTGGAACTCAACAAGAATCAGAAATCTGGATGTTTGATAAAACAAAAAACAAATATGTCAGAAGTATGCAAGAAGCTTTAAAAGGCGAGAAGATGGTAAAGACTGCAATCTTCACTGATCTTGATAACGATAAATTCGAAGACCTTTTTCTAACGACATTCAATCCAATTTATCAAGGTGATGGACAGAATGAAGACCTGGTTCTTTATAAGAATAGTAAAAACACACTGACAAAAGTGGTTGATCCAGCAAAAGGAATGAGAAAAATTTCTACTTATTACCCAATGCCAGCAGTGGCCGGAGATTTTAACGGAGATGGGCTAACTGATATCTACGTAGGATTTCCAGGGAAAAAAGATTTTACGTTCACTAATTTATCAGGTCATGAAATTGACGGTGATATCGCAGTTCAAGGTTTATTCATGAACCGTGGAAGCATGACCTTCAATGGAAATGAAGCACATTTTCCAACGATCAAAGAAGGTAATAGACAGCACTTGTTTCCACACGCTGCTTTAGCAGTAGACTGGAATAAAGATCACAATATAGATATCGTCGTTATCGATGATCAGGAAAATTTAAGTCCGTTTTATTTAAATAAAGGGAATGCTAAGTTTGAACAAGTCGCAGAGAGAATCGGTATCCGTGATACATTAAATGCTATGAGTATCGCGGCCGGAGATTTTAATAATGACGGTCTGATGGATTTTGTAATGACATCAATCAGTCTTGATGCCGGACAGAGATCTGAAAATGCGATGATTAATCACTGGCATAAAGTAAAGGACAAATTTAGAACTGGAGTATCTGGAAACGGAATCAGATTATTTCAACAAGCAAAGAATGGAAACTTCGATGAAGTGACAAATATGGCGGGACTTAATTATCCAGGTCAGGGTGCCGCTGGAGTTGAATTCGTAGACTACAATAACGATGGTAAACTTGATATCTATCTTGCAAATGGATTGTGGTCAGGTAACGATAGAAACCAAGAGGTTGGTCATTACTTCATTAATATGATAAGAAAAGAGTTAGGTGCAAATGAAGCTGATTTAAAAGACCGCGCTGACAAGTCAGCAGCTTCGCCATTCATGAACTTGCTGATCGACTTTAGAGGAGATATTTTCAACTCAAATCTATCAGGAGATAAAACTTTATCACTTGGTGGATACCAACGTAATCGTCTTTACAGAAATAACGGCGATGGAACTTTTACAGATGTCGCTTTCATGGAAGGCGTAGATTCAATCAGTGACGGATATGTTGTAGCATTAGGTGATCTGGATAGAGACGGAAAAATGGATATGGTCCTTAGAAATGGTGACCCTGCTCAAAAGGATTACACATTCCCGGCCGTAGAAGTTTTACATAACAATGGACCGTGGGAAGGAAAATCAATTGATCTTGCTCTAAAAAATAACAGAGGCGTAGATGCTATTGGTGTTGGTGCGACGATTGAATATGAAGGTACTACTCAGTACAGACAATTAATTTCAAATAATGGTGCAGCTCAAAGTGAAAGAGTTCTGCATTTTGGAATTGGTAAAAGGGACACGGTTCCAAAACTTACGATTCACTGGGCGTCGGGCGATAAAGTTTATACAAACTTAAAGGCAGGCAGACATGAGTTTTC
- a CDS encoding enoyl-ACP reductase FabI, with the protein MGLLTGKKALILGVANDMSIAWGIAKALKAEGAQVALSYLNENLQKRVDPLAAEVGADFTFEMDVTNNEHYERIQKIVEEKWGKFDILVHSLAFGDKADLKGRFVETSREGFKMACDVSAFSLIGLCNALKGNMNDDSSVIAMTYHGSTKVLKGYNVMGVAKAALEASARYLADDLGPQNIRVNCISAGPIRTLAASAVPGLKDFLKVIEEKAPMRKNVTQEDVGGTAVYLSSRLSSGVTGQVIYVDSGINIMAQ; encoded by the coding sequence ATGGGTCTTCTCACAGGGAAAAAAGCATTAATTCTAGGCGTTGCAAACGACATGTCTATTGCATGGGGAATTGCAAAAGCTCTAAAAGCTGAAGGCGCTCAAGTTGCTCTTTCTTACTTAAATGAAAACTTACAAAAACGTGTTGATCCACTAGCGGCAGAAGTTGGTGCAGATTTTACATTCGAAATGGATGTAACAAATAACGAGCACTATGAACGCATTCAAAAAATCGTTGAAGAAAAATGGGGCAAGTTCGATATTCTTGTTCACTCACTTGCTTTCGGCGATAAAGCAGATTTAAAAGGACGTTTTGTTGAAACTTCTCGTGAAGGATTCAAGATGGCCTGCGATGTTTCTGCTTTCTCATTAATTGGTCTATGTAATGCTCTTAAAGGCAACATGAACGATGACTCTTCAGTTATCGCGATGACATACCACGGATCAACTAAAGTTCTTAAAGGATATAACGTTATGGGAGTAGCGAAAGCTGCACTTGAAGCGTCTGCAAGATATTTAGCTGACGATCTGGGTCCTCAAAACATTCGTGTAAACTGTATTTCAGCAGGTCCAATTAGAACTCTTGCAGCTTCAGCTGTTCCTGGTCTAAAAGACTTCTTAAAAGTTATCGAAGAAAAAGCTCCGATGAGAAAAAATGTCACTCAAGAAGATGTGGGCGGGACAGCTGTGTACCTGTCTTCACGACTTTCTTCAGGTGTAACGGGACAAGTTATTTATGTTGATTCAGGTATCAACATTATGGCGCAATAA
- a CDS encoding CpaF family protein, giving the protein MSNSIWNLLNDLSKKNGITEILINGPKSVFVERGGEFIQLNANIPASDIKLFIKEVADLNHKHCDNDNPIMDGTLPDGSRINIINEPFVNGSPAISIRKYLKFISSFENNPTVFGLTPHWIDFLKAIMASRLNVVVSGGTGVGKTTFLNLMINEISKQERVIAIEDTPELSINMPNVVRLESGAKAMQSKSALSTRDLVKNTLRMRPDRIIIGETRGGELFDLLQAMNTGHDGSMTSVHASSGGECLSRMETLFLLSGIEIPLNVVRRQMTSAIQFIIQLGRDKEGNRVINEIIEICGMEGNTMLIQPIAVREEGFLEFKGIVPKNMEKLHRIGGLPLNFFENM; this is encoded by the coding sequence ATGAGTAACAGTATTTGGAATTTACTTAATGACCTTAGTAAAAAAAATGGCATTACAGAAATTCTCATCAATGGCCCTAAGAGTGTATTCGTTGAAAGAGGCGGAGAGTTCATTCAGTTAAATGCGAATATCCCGGCCAGCGATATCAAATTATTCATTAAAGAAGTTGCAGACCTCAATCATAAGCACTGTGATAACGATAATCCGATCATGGATGGAACTCTTCCGGATGGGTCGCGTATCAATATCATCAATGAGCCTTTCGTTAACGGAAGCCCAGCGATCTCCATTAGAAAATACTTAAAATTCATTTCTAGTTTTGAAAACAATCCGACAGTATTTGGATTAACTCCTCACTGGATTGATTTCTTAAAGGCCATTATGGCCTCGAGATTAAATGTGGTTGTTTCAGGTGGAACAGGAGTTGGTAAAACAACTTTTTTAAACCTGATGATCAATGAAATTTCTAAACAAGAACGAGTGATTGCCATTGAAGACACGCCTGAACTTTCGATCAATATGCCGAACGTGGTTCGTTTAGAGTCCGGTGCAAAAGCAATGCAATCAAAGTCAGCTCTTTCAACCAGAGACCTGGTGAAAAATACTTTGAGAATGAGACCTGACCGAATCATCATCGGTGAGACTCGTGGAGGAGAGTTGTTTGATTTACTTCAAGCAATGAACACAGGACACGATGGAAGTATGACCAGCGTTCACGCCAGTAGTGGTGGTGAGTGCCTCTCTAGAATGGAGACATTGTTTTTACTTTCAGGTATAGAGATCCCTTTGAATGTTGTAAGAAGACAAATGACTTCTGCGATTCAATTTATTATTCAACTTGGACGAGACAAAGAAGGCAATCGAGTTATAAACGAAATTATCGAAATATGCGGGATGGAAGGTAATACAATGCTTATTCAACCTATAGCAGTCAGAGAAGAAGGCTTCCTTGAGTTCAAAGGTATTGTTCCTAAGAACATGGAAAAACTTCATCGCATTGGTGGACTTCCACTGAATTTTTTTGAAAACATGTAG
- the deoC gene encoding deoxyribose-phosphate aldolase, whose product METATVEEKIARSIDHTLLKPDATITQIHNLIEEAKTYRFFSVCVNPSYVATCAELLKGSGVQVCTVVGFPLGANSSATKAFETAHAIKDGADEIDMVINIGALKSQKILLVEEDIRDVVAAAEGKVVKVIIETSLLTDEEKVVACQLAEKAGAKFVKTSTGFNGGGATIEDITLMKESVSTTVEIKASGGIKDLETAKKMLAAGATRLGTSAGVAIIKGFTTQDFY is encoded by the coding sequence ATGGAAACGGCAACTGTTGAAGAGAAAATTGCGAGAAGCATTGATCACACTCTTTTGAAGCCAGACGCTACCATCACTCAGATCCATAATCTGATTGAAGAAGCAAAAACCTACCGCTTTTTCTCGGTCTGTGTAAATCCTTCTTATGTAGCGACCTGTGCAGAGCTTTTAAAAGGTTCTGGGGTTCAGGTCTGTACAGTGGTCGGTTTTCCTCTTGGGGCCAATTCTAGCGCCACTAAAGCGTTTGAGACTGCTCATGCCATAAAAGATGGTGCTGATGAAATCGATATGGTGATCAATATCGGTGCGCTAAAATCACAAAAAATATTATTAGTTGAAGAAGATATCCGTGATGTCGTGGCCGCAGCTGAAGGAAAAGTGGTTAAAGTGATCATCGAAACGTCACTTTTAACTGACGAAGAAAAAGTTGTCGCTTGTCAGCTTGCCGAAAAAGCAGGGGCAAAGTTTGTTAAAACATCTACCGGCTTTAATGGTGGTGGGGCAACGATTGAAGATATCACTTTAATGAAAGAAAGTGTTTCGACAACTGTTGAAATCAAAGCAAGTGGTGGAATTAAAGATCTTGAAACAGCTAAAAAAATGCTGGCCGCTGGAGCGACAAGATTAGGTACAAGTGCGGGTGTGGCCATTATAAAAGGATTCACTACTCAAGACTTCTACTAA
- a CDS encoding response regulator transcription factor, protein MAIVTHNTAKKILIIDDEKHIAEAIKLNLRMLGHDVLHAINGLEGLNFYSEYNPQLVIVDLMMPEIDGFGVITEIRKRDAKIPILVISAKEQVKEKIKCLSLGVDDYLSKPFDLDEFLLRVDRLLTRMEWNNSTPEGKHEIEVNEVEALGESFDFGDHTVDFKNLKAFCFKSTNPQTFDLTLQEIKILKVFFAHPNLPMTREEILETAVGYQPGVSTRTLDNFIVRFRKYFETDPKDPKFFKSVRSVGYLFDKSGEQ, encoded by the coding sequence ATGGCCATCGTTACACACAATACAGCTAAGAAAATTCTCATCATTGATGATGAAAAGCATATCGCTGAAGCGATTAAACTCAACCTTCGTATGTTAGGCCATGATGTTCTTCACGCCATCAATGGACTTGAAGGATTAAATTTCTACAGCGAATACAACCCTCAATTAGTCATCGTCGATTTGATGATGCCAGAAATAGATGGTTTCGGAGTTATTACCGAAATCAGAAAGCGCGATGCTAAAATTCCTATTTTAGTTATTTCAGCAAAAGAGCAAGTAAAAGAAAAAATCAAATGCTTAAGCCTTGGTGTTGATGACTATTTATCAAAGCCATTTGACCTGGATGAATTTTTATTACGAGTAGATAGACTCTTAACGAGAATGGAGTGGAACAATTCAACTCCCGAAGGAAAACACGAAATTGAAGTTAATGAAGTAGAAGCATTAGGGGAGAGTTTTGACTTCGGTGATCACACTGTAGATTTTAAAAACCTTAAAGCATTCTGTTTTAAATCGACTAATCCTCAAACCTTCGATCTGACATTACAGGAAATAAAAATCTTAAAAGTCTTTTTCGCCCATCCTAATTTGCCAATGACCAGAGAAGAGATTCTGGAGACCGCTGTGGGGTATCAGCCTGGCGTGAGTACGCGAACTTTAGATAATTTCATTGTGCGTTTTAGAAAGTATTTTGAAACTGATCCTAAAGATCCGAAGTTTTTTAAGAGTGTCCGCTCTGTAGGCTATCTTTTTGATAAGTCTGGCGAGCAGTAA